In the Carassius gibelio isolate Cgi1373 ecotype wild population from Czech Republic chromosome B24, carGib1.2-hapl.c, whole genome shotgun sequence genome, one interval contains:
- the LOC128013607 gene encoding uncharacterized protein LOC128013607: MDLNFLLFIFRFIRLSGSPSLLVNSQNVTGSEDGSVIISCHHQGQSGVKWCKFGGQCITGASGTLAGASVEIRRGLRNTTVSMSRLKKQNTGWYWCSTEDLQMPVHITVLQKKSRKSPVTAESAQISPSAHNRTALLFLLPVILEILLMIIIYLALKLLRFYRTRFLSSEDEADEARYVSMHRKQSRRSYGSVAAEGVYENMAGLETISESLREPDYVNVMKT; the protein is encoded by the exons GATCTCCAAGTCTTCTGGTGAACTCTCAGAATGTGACGGGATCTGAGGATGGCAGTGTTATCATCTCCTGCCACCATCAGGGGCAAAGTGGGGTGAAATGGTGTAAGTTTGGAGGTCAGTGTATTACAGGAGCGTCTGGGACATTAGCCGGAGCCTCGGTCGAGATCAGACGTGGTCTGAGAAACACGACAGTGAGCATGAGCCGGCTGAAGAAGCAGAACACAGGATGGTACTGGTGCTCGACAGAAGATCTGCAGATGCCTGTTCATATCACTGTCCTTCAGAAGAAGAGCAGAAAGAGTCCGGTCACAGCAGAGTCTGCTCAGATCTCACCCAGCGCTCACAACAG GACCGCTCTCTTATTTCTGTTGCCTGTGATTTTGGAGATTCTCCTGATGATAATAATTTACTTGGCACTGAAACTGTTGAGGTTTTACAGAACAA GGTTCCTCTCGTCTGAGGATGAAGCAGACGAGGCTCGGTATGTGTCGATGCACAGAAAACAGTCGAGGCGT TCGTACGGCTCTGTTGCTGCTGAAGGAGTGTATGAGAATATGGCTGGACTCGAAACAATCAGTGAG TCTCTGAGAGAACCGGATTATGTGAACGTTATGAAGACGTGA